The DNA window tttgggggcagaggctgactcatttttatatttgtagtcTCACTGTTTAGCATATTATCTGCCACATCATTtgcatttaataaaatgcttcttcattcattcacagtAATAATGAAGAATATATTTAGGAAgggtgaggcagagagagatggaaggatagGAGATAGTGATTAGAAAGGAGAACTTCAAACTTCATGATCATGGATATGGGTAATAGTGAATTCTAATCTCTGGGTCAAACCCAACCTGGTCAGCTCTGGGAAGTCTTGGCCTTCATATTGACTAGTTGAAGGGTTTGGGGAAGAATTTGAGTTATAGGGAGAGCTACTGGATCAGTCAGATGCCTTTTCTGTTTCTAGTGCCCCATGATATCTGGGTGCTTTCTGTGATTGTAGGAAAATGATATAGGATTAGTGGGTTGCTAAAGATTGACTCCATTTCCAGGATGTCACctagatttgcatttctttatttgtgttaacaacaacattaataataaaaatggggggggtcagctaggtggaataatggataaagcaccagccctggattcaggaggacctgagttcaaatccggcctcagacacttgacacttactagctgtgtgatcttgggcaagtcacttaacccccattgcctagcaaaaacaaaaccaaaagcaaacaaaaacaaacaaaaaataataataaaaatggtaatgataacgacaactagcatttatagcaCAGATCAGAAATAGGAGCAAAGAAGCCTAACAGTGGGGATAActgtcaggcaatgtgctaaatactttacagtTGTTaccttttttgatcctcacaacaactctgggaggtaggtacaactgtccccattttacaagtggggaaactgaagagtacagaggctaagtgacttgcccaaggtcacacagctagagtatggggccaaatttgaactcaagtctttctgacttgttGTGCCTTAATGCTTTCTTTATTTACTGAGCTACCTATCTGCCTGTGTTGTTTCTCCTCAGGAAAATGAACTCTttcagggcaggaactgttttgatTTTCCTCTGTATCCTCAATACCTAGTAGGTGCCTGGGAAATgctgactgaatgaataaattaccCGTTTTTCAGCCATTTCATCTGGATGTCATTAACTCCATCAGTAGGAGGCATGAAGTTAGacatcaagtgtcagaggtgcTTAAATGTGAGTCCTGGTAACTTCCTTCCCTGAAGAGATTACCACCATTCCAATCCATCTGGCAGTAGACAGGGTGCCCTACAGCCCTATTCAGGGGAATGAAAGTGAATGGgaccaattaatcaatcaacagagagacagagacagacagacagagacagagagagagagagagagagagagagagagagagagagatgttccCAGAATTATGGCAGGAATTATGGTAGGGTGCTGTGGGAATATAGAAAagaatcatataaaaatgttagatttggaagggGCCTTTGTGATTGTttagttcaatctcctcattttagagctgaggaaactaaggatcaggggttaaatgacttgataaaTTTCTTAAGCAGTAAAAACCAAGATTTGGTTCTActcaaggtcctctgactccaagtctaacactttTCCCAATTAACATTTCCCCCACTTCCTCTAATATCCCCCTCCCATTTCATGGGAAATGGGGGAGTGGTATGGATATTCAAGAGTCATTTAGGAATATGCTAGAGATCATATTAAGCCTTAGACTTATCCATTCAACATTCATGTGATCATAGGATTTCAAGCTGAAAGGCACCCTAGATAGAAATCACTTAGTTCAAtccttcatattacagatgaggaaactgagtccctcaATTTAACAAAAAGTTGTACCCTGTGCATGGTAgcgtgctaggtgctgaggaagattttaaaaaaatgaataagactCTGCTCTcggggagcttacagtctactcagagaaatgaaaaaaaagagaaataaaaacaatccacattagaaaatgacaaattcgtAAGAGGATTATAGAAAGCTCTGAGATCAGATGAACCTATCATCCAAGCACTTGCGTTGTATGCTGCCTTTAATCTCCTTTAGAGTGAGGGAAAGAAACTGGAAGATTGAGCAGCAGAAAGGAGGTCATCTTCAAAGGGAGAACAGAAAACCAGGGACCTAGAAGGAGTGATTAGAAAATAGTGCCGACTCTCAGAAGATTCGCTGCttcaagaagaaaaggggagatgATTTCAAGACGGTACAGTGCTCCTCGTGGTCTAGGGAAGCTTTGCTATTGCTttaaagggaaggaagggtggggagTAGGAAACAGGTTCCAGTCTCATTCTCCCCAGTTGTTGCTAAATCAACTCACTCAGGATTGGCCGCGGAAAGGGGAGATAGGTGTTGCATGTGGGAAGTGTCAGCACAGGACTCCCCAGAATAAATCTCTTGGGACGCTGAATGGGATGGGGACTCCCTTTCCAGATCCAGAACCAATTCAGCAaacactcccccctccccttttctttcccactGGCCAGTTCCTCCCACCCTCTGTCAGGTCCTCCTACCTACCCATAACTCTCCACTCTAGCCCCTCCTGCCCGTGTCCACCGACCTGAAAGCTGTTGGGCACTGGCCGTGGTGCTGAAACCGAGGTCAAGTCTGAAGGCGGAGCCGAGGTTGAGGattggggcgggggcggggacgAAGGAGGAGCAGCAAGGAGGGCGGAGAAGAGGGCCGGGGCAGAGGTGGGGAGATACGCGCTGGGGAAAAGCAGACCCAGCTGGGCCTAGGAGAAGACGTATAACAGGAGGATCGGCACAGGAAACCAGGACAATCTCCCCTGCTGAAACCCTATGACTGTCTGCCTCTTCTACCCCGCCGATAGCTATGCCTAGAGTGGAACCTCCCATGGCCATCTCCCTGCTCTACTCCACAACTCACCCTTGAGCTTTCCCTAACCCAGGCCAGGGGCGTGGGCTCAATCCTTGGCTCTGGTCCTGAAGATACCCCTCAGTCTCTCTCCTGTAGGTTCCCCCTCTCTACCTACGTTCCATGACGAAGCTGCTGCCTGCCCAAGAGGCAGCCAAGATCTCTACCACACTAACTATGTTCGGAATGGCCCGGGCAGTGGGGGTCATGTGGGGTACCCTCACTATATGCTTCTCtgtttctggtcatggctttgtTTATTCAACCCTACTGATTGGTGAGACAGTATCAACACACCCCAGGCTGGCTACTTGGCCTCTTCTCCCACTGTGTGGGCAATGCTGACTTCAGAGCTTATTTGCAAGGGCAGCCCCCTGGAATCAAGACCCATACCCCTGGTCCTTTAAGACATGCCATGTTCTTTGTGGCTGTTGCTGATGTTTCTCATCATTGGCTCCACCATCTGCTTCAGCGGCTCTTTTTGTCTGCAACACAGCCTACTGTCTACAAGATCTGTGCCTGGATGCAGCTGGCAGCTggtgagggggcaggggagggggcagctgggggcaCCTTACTCCATGGTGGGAGGGAGTCTGGGTCATTGCATCTATGGTCATGTTAGAGGTTCCACTCCTGAGACTTGGAGGCAGTAATCCTATGCAGGGAGGGACAATTTTAAACAGCATTAGGATTCTCATTCAAATCCCTAGctttaatcaacaagtatttcttaagtgcctactaaatgcCAGGGACTCTGCTAGACACTAGCTCAATTACTCAGTTACTGAATGTCaacaggcaagtcatttttcctctctgTGCTGTCATTTATTATCTGTTAAAAACGGAATTATACTTGAACTAATTGTCTTGCAGTGttcttgtgaggaaagcatttcttAAACTTTAAACTGTTTGATTATTATACCACTAGGAGTTCCTGACTGAAGAagttagagctgcaagggaccttagaaaacatGTGGTCTGGTTTCCTCATTTTAtcactcaaacatttattaagtgcctcccatATACGGGGCCTTGGAACTACAAAGACAAAGGTTAACAGTCATATCCTCGATGAACTCCTATTCTATTGAAATGAGGCAAGtgaagctcagagaagggaaatgacttacccatggtcaaaACATTAATTAATGGCAAAGTTGggactggaacccaagtcttctgactgaCTCCCAGACTAGTGCCTTCTCTATGACATCagcacagacacacagacacacatacacacacacacacacatactcactcaCCCCAAAAAGAAGTCAAGGTCTTTTGTGGAGCTACAGAAGAAAGGACATTGCTCTCCCCTGTTCAAGGCTAGCCCTCAGCAAAAGGATAAGATCCAGAATGTTTATTTGGGGCCTCCTGAGCCTCACTGAAAACAGTGCCTTTTCCTTCTTGCCTCTCACTATCTCAGGTGTCCTCTGCCTTCCAAGtcctttccttcccacccacccccccccaaaaatctgcTCTGGGAGAAGATCTGACACACGGATTCTTTGAGTATTGTGAATGTGTCTCAGAGTGTCTTCCATCTGAGGGGTTTGCTGTTGAAGCCACTGCTCTAAGTATGGGATGGAAGGCTCTGGACTTGGCTCAAGGTATTTTGGGCTTCAGAGAGAAGTTGGGGGAGAGCTAAAACTGGTAGGAGGCCCCTGACCAGCTAGTGAATTATAGAAAGTGATGGGCTACTCTGCTGGGGTAAgggttttctcttctcccttggctTCACTCTTAGGCGAAGTCTCATTGGCCCCTGAATTGGCCCCTGATCTTCCTGCTCCCCCTGGGTGGCACAGGACCCTCCCCACTTGCCCTATGATATCAAGGGCATAGTAACTCCTGTGCCATTGCTTTCTTATTTGGAGTATGAAGATGACTCCTtgcatgttagctattattatgaactCCAGATATAGATGCTTTATCTAAAATGGAAGAATATAAAGAATAGTGGACCAGTCTTGAATATCTTAGTCAAGAAAATTAACCAGTGATAGAAGATGAAGTAGAAAGTAGCTAGCAGGTCCGAGATGAAAATGAATCAGTGATGCTGTCacactttctctttctgtataGTGGTGAAGAACTTTCATGAACAGGCTTACATCACTATGGGAAGGCCTGTTATGGGAAAGGGGCAATGTCtaggaaaaagaagcaaagatagagacagagaaagggtgATTATGGCTTTGGAGTTTGGTGGTAATTTTTGTAGCAAATGAGTTTGGGCCTTAGCAAATTTGATgcccaaagaagggaaggagggatcatACTGTGTTGGAGCTGGGTCGAGGGGCAGAGGAGGGCAACCTCTGGTTGATACACCTAGGATGCCTTATCCtagcagagagaagaaaggaaaaaaggaaagaaggtaagaaagaagggagaaagcaagcatttattaagtgcctactatgtgccagccacggtgctattattattcccttttatacttgaggaaacagaaggaaatagaggtcaagtgacttgtccagggtcacacagctaataagcatctgaggccatagTTGAATTCACTTTTTCCAGGTCCAAGcaatttattcactgtgccacttggtTGCCTCTGCATAAATCAAATAGACAGGGTCATCTACAAGGTATAATTCTAGGGGCACCGGGAAGCTCTTCTTCTCAAAATATCTCCCCCAACCCGGTACCTCAGTGCAGAAATGCTACCATAGTGTTTCACCCATTAAGATAACAggattcaagggggcagctaggtggcacagtggataaagccactggcccctggattcaggaggacctgagttcaaatacggctcagacacttgatacttactaggctgtgtgacccgggcaattcacttaatcctcattgccccaccccccaaaaaagataacaGGATTTAAGGCTGGGAGGACATTTAAAGATTGTTGTTTCACAGGGTTGCTTCGAGGAAATTAAGTTCAatgcaagaaacatttattttttttttgtttttttgttttttgttttttttcagggcaatggggtttaagtgacttgcccagggtcacacagctagtaagtgtctgaggctgagtttgaactcaggtcctcctgaatccaaggctagtgccttatccattgcgccacctagctgccccaagaaacatttattaagcacctgctatatgaaAGGTGAGAGAAGGGATAGGGTAGTGGATGATGCTGGCTTTGGATCTGAGACTCTTCAGTTCAAGCATCACAGGAGTTGAATGTGATCTCTGTGGGTCTCTagcagttctctaagactagaaggtTTCCAGTTTCTGTAGAGGTAGTTCTAGTCCCCACATCACAGGCTTCAATGTGCAAAGCTAGGCATTGggtttacaaaacaaaaaatagttcctgccctcaagaaacttatattctccAAGTGGAATACAACATGTACCCAGATAAATAAGTAGAACAtagtttgaggagagagaggacaTCAAGAGAGGCacgtggatagagagctggagtTGGAATCAAGAAGAGCTGAATTTTAATTTTAGCCCAAAGACATAGCCCATGTGAttatgagcaagtcacataacctccagtggcctcagtttcctcatctacaaaataaggataatggcacctactttgtgggattgctgtgaagattaaatgagaatatatttaaagcattttgcaaatcttagcatataaatgctagctgttattttaACCAATgagtaaacatgtattaagcacctactatgtgccagacactgtgctaagttctggggatacaaaaagaggcaaaagacagttcctgcttttGAAAAACTTACAGTCAAAAGGGGGAGATCAGAAAAAacgggagagacaacatacaattatgtacaaagtaagctatattcaggataaacaggaaataattaattgagggaaggcactagaattaagattAACTAGGGGAAAATCAGAAAAAACTTACAGTGGGAGGAAGTACCTCAACTGAGCCTcaaagaaagctaaggattctgaAAGTCATTGGCGAAGAGGGATTGTAGGAAGGAACAGGGGAGAGCCTGTATCGAGGCATAGAGGTGAGAAATGAATTGTCAAATTTGAGAAAGAGTTAGGAGGCCAATTTGTCtggaataatgtgaaatcagtTTGGGAAGGgaggctggagccagactgtaaagggctttaaatatcaagGTGAAGAGATCATATTTTTATCCtataagcaatagggagccatggaagattCTTGGGTCAGGGAGGGAAAtaatcagatctgtgctttaggaagattattttggcagcaggTAGAGGATAGTTCAGagtaaggagagaatggaaggaggaagactGAGCAGTGGTCCAATTgctaagggcctgaactaagatggTGGTCCTGTAAATAGAGAGTCAGGGAAGGATggaagagatgttgtggaggtagaagcAAGTCTTGGTGGCTGATTGGATAAGATAGGAAGAGTGAAGAGTGGAGGATGTTTCTTTGGTAGTGAGCTTGAATatctggaaggatggtggttaCCTCAAAAGGAatagtaaagggggcagctaggtggtgctgtggatagagtaccagccctggagtcaggagtacctgagttcaagtcctgcctcagacacttaacacttactagctgtgtgaccctgggcaagtcacttaaccccaattgcctcaccaaaaaaaaaaaaggaacagtaaAGTGGCCAGCTATTATCCTACCAGAGATTtttgagactggttccctgtatATTGGGTCACAGAAAGTTAGATATAGAGGGCACCCTTGGAGATAAAATGGGCCATCCTTCtctttcacagataaggaaactgatttcCAGAGAGGTTATTTGATTTGCCCTAATTCACACAGTTAATTAGTGCCAGAGTTGGGGATAGAACTCAGTCTTCCTAGATATCTTCTAATTAGTGTTCCTGACATTCCTGAGCATCATCTTCTTcctcagtctctctttttttttctttttgtgaggcaatgagggttaagtgacttgcccagggtcacacagctagtgtcaagtgtctgagttcagatttgaactcaggtctgcctgaatccagggccggtgctttatccactaccccacctagctgccccctcagtctcttttaaaatgtgaatacCTATAGGGGTGGGAGTAGTATTTTAAATACCTATGCCTATACTATAAATGACTATATTGGATTAGTTTTATCTATGTTTGGAGGGATCTGGGGAACATGAGGGCCATGAAAGGGGGAGATTCTGGGCACCAAAACTAAATTTCATCACTATTGTGCCCACGGCTAATCCTGCTTTAATGTGAGTCAACATAGTTACCAAGTGAGAACATGATACTTGGGTGCTGAGGAAGGATGAGATGGGGGTCGAATGAGAATTTGTACCTTCTCAGTGTGTGAGAAGACTTAGGTTGGAGCATCCAGCTGAAGTCAGGGGACCCTGAGGGCTTTGAGGGTCatgatcttagaggtcatccagtccaactccctcaaGTTACAGATGAATGAACCGAGGCCCAGAAAAAGGAAGGGACTCGTCCAAGCCCACACAGCTCAGTAAGCaacagaactaggattcaaacccagatcttctgactccaaatccaatgtacTCCCCTATGGCCATGTAGTATATATTGGGCTGTATATGAGGCCCTACATATTACcatggaaggaaaggaggaagctgGACAGTGGTAaccatgggggaggggcagagcagGAACCCTATCCTAGCTCTGCTCAGCTGACAGGATTGGGAAACATGGATGGAGCTTTGTGGAAGGGAAAAGAGGTAGATTCAATTTGGGTTGGTGGGAGGAAACACTAAACCAGAGCTAGCTGGGCTGTGCTCTGTGAAATATTGATGAGGGAGAAGGAGGTAGGTGGCATCAGATTCCACAcaatgggggaaaggagaaggggaaaagtatCAGGCACGGATGAAGGGAGAGGGAGTGGAGGAAGTGTGCTCCAGAGGCAAGGTTGTTGGGGCCTGCATTCATCTTTAGTTGGACTAAACTCAATTAGCATAAGGAGGTTTCCCtggtcactaaaaaaaaatctctccaaaTCCTTCTATCTTTCTTAAAGCCCCATTATTTCTATGAACCTTTCTTGATAACCCCAGCACACAGGGCtcaatccctcttccaaactcctATACCTTTGCCCGTCTGTACCATTCACTGAGTACCAActctgccactcactagctgtttgCATTTGCTAAGACACCTCccctctctgaacctctgtttcttcatctgaaatctACAGATAAAGATCCTTGCACTCCCAGggcctgagactcagagagaggaTGTAACTTGTCCAAAATATacagtaagtagaaccaggacaCGAACGCAGGATTCCTGACCCCTAGGCCAGGGCACTTTACCCTGTTCCCTAGTCATTTAGTGTTTAGGTCTCAACTCTCCaagtagacttttttttcctagagGGCATTACCCATGTATCTTCTTTGGTTTTTCTCATACCACCCAGGGTTGGCAAATTAGTTGCTCAATACATGATGCTAGATTGATAAAAACCAAAGTGACCTCTAGAGCTACCAGGCCCTCAGGGATCATTTTGTCCAACCCAAACCAAAATATAACTCCTTTCTATACGTAGTAGTTATCCAGGCTCTAAGCTGAACCACCCTTGGTGTTGGGAAATGCACTAACTCCTGCTGCTGTTCttgtcatgcccaactctttgtgaccccatttggggttttcttgtcagagatcctgtagtggtttgccatttcctcctccagctcatttcacagatgaggaaactgaggcaaataaggttaagtgatttgcccagagtcacgcagctaataaaagtaactgaggccagatttgaaatcaggtcttcctgactctaggcccagtgttctatccattgtaccatctatctgccccctagGCACTACCTCCTAaggcagtccatttcactttggggacagctctgattgtttttctttttcttcttaccaACAGCTTCCCTATAATTTATAGACTGAGAGCAGAAAGGGATCTTGAAGGGCATTCAATcctattccctcattttatacatgaggaatcTGAAAACTGGGAACATCAAGTAGCTTGCCCCAGGTCAAACAGGTAGTGAGTGGGAGAGcaagaatttgaacacaggtcccctGAAACTGCATCTACCACTTTTTCCATTCTCTCACACTCCCACCTATTGGTCCTGGTTTTGTCTTTTAGGACCAAGGAAGACAAGTATAATATCTCTTCCATATCACAATCCttcatgcttttattttttggtgaggcaattggggttaagtgacttgcccagggtcacacagccagtgtcaaatgtctgaggccgtatttgaactcaggtccccctgaatccagggccggtgctctatccattgtactacctagctgccctgtccttcaTACTCTTAAAGACAGATGTCATGTTCCTTCTAAGACTTCTCTTCTTCAGCACAGACTACATTATATCCAGCCACCTCTATCATATTGGTACACCTTCCCCAGGTCGGTCTTTTTCCTGGGGAGTATGGGCAGTCCAAGAGATGACTGAGCTGCTTATGCCAGATGGTTGGGGTTGGCATCTCTAGCTAGACCTATGCATGAAATAGTCTACATTCTGCATCTCTAAGAAGTAAAGCAGCaatggggagggatggagggaaaggagtgaataagcatttattaaatgcctgctgaatgtgaggtactgtgctaaacactaacaactaatatttatatggtatttacaatatgtcaggaactgtgctaaatgttttgtaattatctcatttgattctcacaaccgtaggtgctattattagccctatttttcagttaaggaaactgaggcaaacagggttaagagacttgccctggttcacatagtaagtatctaagactggatttgaactcaggtcttcctggctccaggcccagcattctatgcactgctGCCTGTAGACAACTGATGTTGGGGCCTAGGCAAAGGAGGTCAAACACagcagggaggggtggggaaggagcaaGAGGAGGAATTGTGGAATAGCAAGAAGAGAAGTTCTAAAATCTCTTCTGTTTTGACATCCTGGGATTTAAAATAACTGCACTTTTCTACAATTTTACCTCGTAAAAAACCCATATGTAGCCTATAATTTGGTGTTATTTTTCAATACATACTTATGCgtatttttcctttcaaaaagaaTTCTGTTTAGGAGTTTGGCTTATGTTTAGGCCCTGAAGATACTTAGGATCGTGTATTTCCCACAagtcatttctatattttaagagATACCCTAAGAGTCAAATCGCATACAAGT is part of the Dromiciops gliroides isolate mDroGli1 chromosome 4, mDroGli1.pri, whole genome shotgun sequence genome and encodes:
- the LHFPL5 gene encoding LOW QUALITY PROTEIN: LHFPL tetraspan subfamily member 5 protein (The sequence of the model RefSeq protein was modified relative to this genomic sequence to represent the inferred CDS: inserted 3 bases in 3 codons; deleted 9 bases in 7 codons; substituted 1 base at 1 genomic stop codon) yields the protein MTKLLPAQEAAKIYHTNYVRNARAVGVMWGTLTICFSVLVMALFIQPYDWXDSINTPQAGYLASSPTVWAMLTSELICKGSPLESRPIPXGPLRHAMFFVAVAMFLIIGSTICFSLFLSATQPTVYKICAWMQLAAATGLMIGCLVYPDGWDSSEVKRMCGDQTDKYNVGACTXRWAFLLAMISIMDALILSLXAFVLGYRQDKHLPSDYKADGNGSM